Proteins co-encoded in one Corvus moneduloides isolate bCorMon1 chromosome 7, bCorMon1.pri, whole genome shotgun sequence genomic window:
- the YBEY gene encoding endoribonuclease YbeY produces MSVALRNAQSAVPVRRAALRRAVCALRAALGASRFDVGLVCAGNALMQRLNGAYRQCPEPTDVLSFPFHQVAAGELPRPRCRDEYNLGDIFLGVEYIHQQCRETGEDFDDVLTVTAAHGLCHLLGYRHDTKPEWQQMYQKEAQILEELNRLTGSRLRPLTAGLF; encoded by the exons ATGAGCGTGGCGCTGCGGAACGCGCAGTCCGCCGTGCCCGTGCGCCGGGCCGCGCTGCGCCGCGCCGTGTGCGCCCTGCGCGCCGCCCTGGGCGCCTCCCGCTTCGACGTGGGGCTGGTCTGCGCCGGCAACGCGTTGATGCAGCGTCTCAACGGCGCCTACCGACAGTGCCCGGAGCCTACCGACGTCCTCTCTTTCCCGTTCCACCAAGTGGCGGCGGGGGAGCTGCCGCGGCCGCGCTGCCGTGACGAGTACAACCTGGGGGACATCTTCCTGGGGGTGGAATACATCCACCAGCAGTGCCGCGAAACCGGGGAGGACTTTGACGATGTCCTGACG GTGACGGCAGCCCACGGATTGTGCCACCTGCTCGGCTACCGGCACGACACGAAACCCGAGTGGCAGCAG ATGTACCAGAAGGAAGCGCAAATCCTGGAAGAGCTGAACCGTCTCACGGGCTCCCGCCTGCGGCCCCTCACCGCCGGCCTCTTCTGA